CAGCACCTCGGGTGGTCCGACTGGCACGTCGTCGACCAGGAGCAGGTGAACCTGTTCGCCGACGCCACCGGCGACCACCAGTGGATCCACGTGGACGTCGAGCGAGCCAAAGATGGGCCTTTCGGGACTCCGATAGCCCACGGCTATCTCACCCTGGCGCTGGCTCCCACTCTCCTCCACGAGGTCCTCCACGTCTCCGGCATCTCGATGAGCATCAACTACGGGCTCAACAAGCTGAGGTTCCCCTCCCCGGTCCCCGTCGGTTCCAAGGTCCGGGCCGGCGTGACCCTGGCCGGCCTGGAGGAGGTCTCGGGGGGCGCCCAGGTGACACTGAACGTGTCGTTCGAGATCGAGGGCGGAGCCAAGCCGGCATGCGTCGCCGAAGTGCTGTTCCGGTACTACTCCTGAGCGGAGCTCCC
The sequence above is a segment of the Acidimicrobiales bacterium genome. Coding sequences within it:
- a CDS encoding MaoC family dehydratase; this translates as MTTTVSSIHELHALSGQHLGWSDWHVVDQEQVNLFADATGDHQWIHVDVERAKDGPFGTPIAHGYLTLALAPTLLHEVLHVSGISMSINYGLNKLRFPSPVPVGSKVRAGVTLAGLEEVSGGAQVTLNVSFEIEGGAKPACVAEVLFRYYS